The window TTCGCACAGTGGAAACTGCCGCTTCCACAGCAAGAGAGTCACTCACCAGAGATTGCTCTTTCCACTGCTTTATCTTTTGGTTGATTTGAGTTTGCTCTGTCCttctaaattttatcttttcagttGGAGAAATCTGGTTGTCAGGCTTCCTCGCCACCCAGATAAGGCCTCAATGCACGTGGGAATCAGAAGATGCCATTTGCATGAACTCACGGTCTcagtggaaggggagaggcatgGGCCTCGCCACAACCCCTGACCCTGATGCTTCCCTGAAGCCTGGTCAGAATCAAAGACTCCATGGTTGGCAGGGACCTCAGAGATCATCGTCCAACTCTCTGTGTTACAGGGGACAAGACCAGGGCACAAAAAGGAATGTAACCTTGCTGGAGTTAGTGACAGGTTTAGATGAGAAGCTGTGCCTGTGATTTCTGGGGCCAGAGCTCTTTGCCTTGGGCCGCAGCGGCTCAGCATGCCCCGCCTACTCCCCTTCCAGCAGATAGCCCTCCCCAAGCACAGTCCAGCCTGGTGGGCTTGGTGTTACTTTTAGATGGAGCTGGACAAAGCAGCAGTGCCTGGACTCTTGGACATGTTCCTGGTTATTTTGGGAGGCTCCCCCCTTTCTCTGttctattccttttttctctttggggGGCTCTGTatctctcttccccactcctctttgagttcctctctctgcctctgtcttcatctcATTCTCCCTTCCATTGCCTCTATCCTCTCTTTACACCCTTTGACTTTCTTTAGAAGAAGAACAGTTTCTATTTCACCCTAGATGACAGTGACACGTCCTCAGACAGCTCCGACAGCTCGGACGGCTCACCTCCCACCCACCAGGTAATGGACACTCCTAGTGATCCCAGCCCTCCATATGCAGTCTGGGGTCACCGTGGCTCCAGAGATGGGAGCAAGGAAGGGGGTGCTTCTGGAGGCATTACCTCATCCTTAGGTGAGGGTGGTTGGGCTTCCATTCCCAGGCCCGTATCAGCACAGAGCATCCAAACAAAGTGGGTCTGAGTGAACTATAAAAATGAAGGTGCTAACAGGAAACCCCTTGCTCCCCATGTCCCAGTCACTGACCAGGGTCCACTCTGAGTGCCGACCTCACTTGGATTAAGTCTCCATGTCTTTCTTCCTTAAACCCATACATTCCCACAGGCACAAGGAGCAATCTTCCTCATTGCCCTGGCCCTGCTCTCAGACACAGCTACCCGGGACCCAGGTTCTTTCCCATCCAGCCTAGGGCGAGCCTCTTTGAGTGAGAGTTGAGTACCTCCTCCAAACATGGTAGGGATCTTGACcaaatttctttgcttttttcccctaaggCCACCAAGGATGTGAACTACACACAAGTGGTCTTTTCAGCTCCTGGAGGACAAAGAAATGACTCTGTCCTGGACTATGAGAACATAGAGGAAGCCACAGATTACATCAATGTCAAACCAAAAAGCCACAAGCCCAGTTTCTGGACTTCTGTGAACCCTGGTGTCTTTGAGCGAGTGGAATACCCAAGTGGCCATGTGAATTCTAGGCTTTTTAATGGGGTGTAGTTCCTTATGAATTCTTGCACTTATTTTGTAGGGGGACtagtgtttgggggttttttttgacaAGGAAATAGGAGAAAAAGTATGCCTGTATGTCAGCAAGGAATATTCAGATTAGGAAGAACTTCCAGGTTAAGTATGAAAACATTGGCGCATATCAGTAGAGAAAGTGATGAAGTCTCTctccataaaaaaatttttaaagattttaatcaaCTGTAGTAGAGTTCTGTTTGACAGTCTTATGATTAAATGCCTCTCTGAGCTATTTAATTATTGGCAATAAACAActgccttaaaatttttaaataaaacagcaaCCACAGGTCCCTCTTTTCCTCTGGCTTAACCTTGCATGCTGTTCCTTTATTAGTATTGTATCTTGCTGAGTAATCCTGCTCTGCCCTCAGAACTTTAAATAGTGCATTTGGAAAGCTCACCATTACTTAACCTTTGAATCTGCTGTTcttagaaaagaaagatgagagtAGTAAATGCCAACTAGCATCACAATCTGTTATTCcaaaaaaactttccaaattcaATCCAATAAAAATCAATATCCATTCTTGGtttgtggttgttgttgtttttacttttactaCCAATTAGTAGTAAAAGAACACTTTCTTAACTTGATTAAGAACAGCTTATCTGAAACCAGCTAATGGCATGATATTTAACTGTAAGGTCCTAGACGCAGTCTTATTAAATCATGGAACAAAGTAGGAATGTCCAAAAGCCTAACATTTCTTTACTATCTAACATTGTTCTAGAAATTCTAATCAGTGCagtaaaacagttaacaaaaatCAGGCTATAACTATGGAAGAGGAGAAGTTTGTCATCGTTTGCGATATGCTAGGGAATtaactatgttttaaaattaataaaatgcagTTAGCAGTGACTAGATAAATATACAACTTACTTTTCCCAACAGCTAATTAAGACacgaaatgaaaaaaaaaaaattgctcacaATAACTAAGCAAACATCTCAAAAATGGAAACcctattataaagcagaaactaacacaccattgtaaagcaattatactccaataaaaatgctaaaaaaaaaaaaaaaaaggaaaccctagAAATACTCCTAGCCAAATTCAAACCCCAGATGAGTGGCATTCAGGTCTAAAGACCATTCATTAGCTGTGCGCCATCTGCTGGCTATAAATGACCTTTCTAGCCCTGGTACTGAgtgggttgggggggaggggcaggggccgcTTTCATCTTCCCAGGTTCCTCTTCCCCAAGATGACCTGAAGAGATGGTTTTGAGTTTCTGGGGCTGGAAACTTTTGACACATGTCCCTA of the Balaenoptera acutorostrata unplaced genomic scaffold, mBalAcu1.1 scaffold_1051, whole genome shotgun sequence genome contains:
- the LOC103006619 gene encoding regulator of hemoglobinization and erythroid cell expansion protein-like — encoded protein: MLTEEMKVWHGVVIAVVSLVLQACLIAAVNYLLSRRMAKENERILEKARLQVPRPSPAHYCPPAAKEMKETRAERSTPVPEPRYPHDSDTSSDSSDSSDGSPPTHQATKDVNYTQVVFSAPGGQRNDSVLDYENIEEATDYINVKPKSHKPSFWTSVNPGVFERVEYPSGHVNSRLFNGV